The genomic segment ATGGCTCGCCGCAACCCGGAATCTACGTCACCTCCCATGTCTACGAGGTGCTGCAGGAGACGATGCAGTTCGATTCTGCGGGTAGCGTCTCGGTCGACGGTGAGGCGAATCCGATCTGGCGGCTCGCGGAGCGTCACTGATGGCCAACGTGTTCTCCTCGGCATGGTTCTACTGGGCGGTCGGCATCGCTTTCGGCCTTCCGCTGGGATTGGTGGCGCTGACCGAGTGGCAGCACGCACTGCAACGCAAGCAGGGCGCTTTGCTGCGGCCCGTGACGATTCTGCGCAACTACCTTCTTCCGCTCATCGCACTGCTGCTGTTGATGCTGGAGGCCAATCAGATTCCGCCGCACGCCACATCGGTGCGGGTCGTCGCGACCCTTGCTGCGTTCGTGGTTCTGGTGCTGATGCTCTCAGGCATCAATGCGGCGCTGTTCCAGAGCGCACCGGACGGGTCCTGGCGTAAGCGGATGCCGTCGATCTTCCTCGACGTTCTGCGTTTCGTCCTGATCGCGGTCGGGGTGGCGATGATCTTCGCCTACATCTGGGGCGCCAACGTCAAGGGTCTGTTCACCGCGCTGGGCATTACCTCGATCGTCGTCGGCCTGACTCTGCAGAATTCGGTCGGCCAGATCATTTCCGGGCTGCTGATGCTCTTCGAGCAGCCGTTCAAACTGGGGGATTGGATCCAGACCCCGCAGGCCAAAGGCCGTGTCGTCGAGGTGAACTGGCGCGCCACACATCTCGAGACGGGGACCGGTCTGCAGATCACCCCGAACTCCGTGCTCGCCAGCGCATCGTTCACCAACCTCAGTCGCCCCGAAGGCCAGCACACGTGCGAGGTGGACGTCGTCTTCGCCCACGACGATCCGCCAGACCGGGTGTGCGACATGCTCACTCGCGCGGCAGCCGAGCTGCCCCAATGCGATCCGGACCGCGCGCCCAAGACGGTCCCGATCGGCGGTATGGAGTACCGCACGAAAATTCCGCTGAAGTCACCCGCGGAGGACGGAAAGGCCAAAGCCACATTCCGGCGCTGGATCTGGTATGCCGCCCGGCGCGAAGGGCTGCACCTCGACGAGACCGACGACGAATTCTCCACTCCAGAGAGAGTTTCCGAAGGCTTCAACAAGGTCGTCGGTCCGGTCTTGAAGTTGCGCCGCGACGAGCACGAGGATTTGGTCGAGCACGCCAGGATCGAGCGCTACGGTGACGGCGAACGCATGCAGCGCGCCGGTGAGGTTCCGAGCGGGATGATGTTCGTCCTGTCGGGCACCGTGCAGATGAACGCGCATCTCGAAGATGGTTCGCAAGTGATGGCCTGGACCCAGGACGAGGGCTCGTTCCTCGGCCAGTCCACGCTGACCCGGCAGCCCGTGCTCGGAAGCGCCTACGCGGTCGGCGAGGTCGCGGTGGTGTACCTACCTCGCGACACGGTCGCCGACCTGGTGCAGCGCAATCCGCTGCTGCTGCAAGAACTGGGCCGGACGATCGAGGAACGCCGCGAACACGTGCTGCGAGCGGTCGACCAGGCCACTGACGTCGATATCGATTGAGCGCCATGGGTTCTGCCGATCGGTACGACCTCGTGGTCGTCGGCGCCGGCATCGTCGGCCTGGCCGTGGCCCGAGAGTGGATGTGGCGCCGCCCCGATGATTCGGTCGCCGTCCTGGAACGCGAAGACGCGCCGGCGCGCCACCAGACCGGCCACAACTCCGGAGTGATCCATGGCGGCATCTACTACCAACCCGGATCGCTGAAGGCCAGGCTGTGCGTCGAAGGTGCGCGGCTGATGTACGAGTACTGCGAGCACAACGCGATCAAGCATGAACGGTGCGGCAAACTGATCGTCGCGGTATCGCCCGCTGAACTCGGTCGCCTCGACGATCTCGAAGAGCGCGGTATCGCCAACGCCGTGCCGGGTCTGCGTCGCATTGGCCCCGATGAGATCGCCGAGATCGAGCCCAATGCCGTTGGGCTGCAAGCACTTCATGCGCCCAACACCGGCATCGTCGATTACCCCGCCGTGGCCACCACCCTGGTCGATGAACTGACGGCCGCGGGGGTCTCGGTGCGGTTCGGCACCGCGGTGACCGCGATCGACGGCGGAGAGAATCCGGTTGTCCACACCGCCGGCGGCCCGCTGCGTGCCGGCACGGTGATCGCCTGTGCCGGACTGTGGG from the Mycolicibacterium crocinum genome contains:
- a CDS encoding mechanosensitive ion channel domain-containing protein — its product is MANVFSSAWFYWAVGIAFGLPLGLVALTEWQHALQRKQGALLRPVTILRNYLLPLIALLLLMLEANQIPPHATSVRVVATLAAFVVLVLMLSGINAALFQSAPDGSWRKRMPSIFLDVLRFVLIAVGVAMIFAYIWGANVKGLFTALGITSIVVGLTLQNSVGQIISGLLMLFEQPFKLGDWIQTPQAKGRVVEVNWRATHLETGTGLQITPNSVLASASFTNLSRPEGQHTCEVDVVFAHDDPPDRVCDMLTRAAAELPQCDPDRAPKTVPIGGMEYRTKIPLKSPAEDGKAKATFRRWIWYAARREGLHLDETDDEFSTPERVSEGFNKVVGPVLKLRRDEHEDLVEHARIERYGDGERMQRAGEVPSGMMFVLSGTVQMNAHLEDGSQVMAWTQDEGSFLGQSTLTRQPVLGSAYAVGEVAVVYLPRDTVADLVQRNPLLLQELGRTIEERREHVLRAVDQATDVDID
- the lhgO gene encoding L-2-hydroxyglutarate oxidase is translated as MGSADRYDLVVVGAGIVGLAVAREWMWRRPDDSVAVLEREDAPARHQTGHNSGVIHGGIYYQPGSLKARLCVEGARLMYEYCEHNAIKHERCGKLIVAVSPAELGRLDDLEERGIANAVPGLRRIGPDEIAEIEPNAVGLQALHAPNTGIVDYPAVATTLVDELTAAGVSVRFGTAVTAIDGGENPVVHTAGGPLRAGTVIACAGLWADRLARRAGAPRDPQIVPFRGAYLGLKPTPSPRLNGMIYPVPNPDLPFLGVHITKHITGDVTLGPTAMMVAARDAYSLRRLSVRDSWETLTWPGTWRVAHRYWRVGLDEIRMAASRKAFVTAAARYMPGLTPTDLDGSSHAGVRAQAVGRDGSLVDDFVISRDGRISHVRNAPSPAATSAFALARELVDRVTG